In Methanobacterium sp., one DNA window encodes the following:
- the hisA gene encoding 1-(5-phosphoribosyl)-5-[(5-phosphoribosylamino)methylideneamino]imidazole-4-carboxamide isomerase yields the protein MSKMLIIPAVDIKGGKCVQLVQGEPGTEQVVIENPVNVAKEWEKMGASILHIIDLDGAFGDKGNIDIIKKIVESVDVPVQVGGGIRTKEDAENLLKMGVDRIILGTMAVENPKVVQELSKKYGKERIIVALDSKDSKVVVKGWTEKTPKSAPEFGKIFEEHGAGGILFTNVDYEGLLKGFDTEPLIELLNEVSIPVIYAGGVTSIDDIRKLSKTSVSGVVVGSALYKGKIEFQEALRI from the coding sequence ATGTCAAAAATGCTGATTATTCCTGCTGTTGATATTAAAGGTGGTAAATGCGTCCAGCTAGTTCAGGGAGAGCCAGGAACTGAACAGGTAGTGATAGAAAACCCTGTAAATGTTGCAAAAGAATGGGAAAAAATGGGGGCCAGTATTTTACATATCATTGATTTAGATGGGGCTTTTGGGGACAAAGGAAATATTGACATTATAAAGAAGATTGTTGAAAGTGTAGATGTACCTGTACAGGTCGGCGGAGGTATAAGAACAAAAGAAGATGCTGAAAATCTGCTTAAAATGGGTGTCGACAGAATCATCCTTGGTACCATGGCAGTGGAAAATCCTAAAGTTGTCCAGGAACTTTCAAAAAAGTATGGAAAGGAAAGAATTATAGTTGCACTTGATAGTAAGGATTCAAAAGTCGTGGTCAAAGGATGGACAGAAAAAACACCGAAAAGCGCGCCAGAATTCGGTAAAATATTTGAAGAACACGGTGCTGGCGGTATTTTATTCACAAATGTTGATTATGAAGGGTTATTAAAAGGTTTTGATACTGAACCACTTATAGAACTCCTAAATGAGGTGAGTATACCGGTTATTTATGCTGGAGGGGTTACATCAATTGACGATATCAGAAAACTCAGCAAAACCAGTGTTAGTGGAGTGGTAGTTGGTTCTGCATTGTATAAAGGAAAAATTGAGTTTCAGGAAGCCCTCAGAATATAA